One part of the Coffea eugenioides isolate CCC68of chromosome 10, Ceug_1.0, whole genome shotgun sequence genome encodes these proteins:
- the LOC113749213 gene encoding probable protein phosphatase 2C 11, translating into MMNVDNYKNEENDLSVEDQNHHGRKQQHSTASASSPPAAAGGGELPPAEQPQPAPAVLQFPNVTIPARDLNTVCSGGGISFLSGNQSLKFSYGYSSFKGKRASMEDFYETRISEVDGQMVAFFGVFDGHGGSRTAEYLKNNLFKNLSRHPDFIRDTKSAIVEAFRQTDADYLNEEKGQQKDAGSTASTAVLLGDRLLVANVGDSRVVACRAGSAIALSDDHKPDRSDERERIEQAGGFVIWAGTWRVGGVLAVSRAFGDKLLKPYVVAEPEIQEQQIDGVDFIIIASDGLWNVLSNKDAVAIVQDTTDAEAASRKLIEEAYARGSSDNITCIVVRFERS; encoded by the exons ATGATGAACGTtgataattataaaaatgaggAAAATGATTTGTCAGTAGAAGATCAAAACCACCACGGCCGGAAACAGCAACATTCCACCGCCTCCGCTTCATCACCGCCCGCGGCAGCTGGTGGTGGGGAGTTGCCCCCGGCGGAGCAACCGCAACCAGCACCTGCTGTGCTACAGTTTCCTAATGTCACAATTCCGGCTAGGGATCTTAATACTGTCTGTAGCGGTGGGGGTATCAG CTTTCTCAGTGGAAATCAGAGTTTGAAGTTTAGCTATGGATATTCTAGTTTCAAGGGAAAACGTGCATCAATGGAGGACTTCTATGAAACGAGAATATCAGAAGTTGATGGACAAATGGTTGCATTTTTTGGTGTTTTTGATG GTCATGGTGGCTCGAGAACAGCTGAATACCTTAAGAACAATCTTTTTAAGAATTTAAGCAGGCATCCAGATTTTATTAGAGACACAAAGTCTGCCATAG TTGAAGCATTTAGACAGACTGATGCTGATTACCTCAATGAAGAAAAAGGCCAACAGAAAGATGCTGGCTCGACAGCATCAACTGCCGTTCTTTTGGGGGATAGGCTACTGGTTGCAAACGTGGGAGATTCTAGGGTTGTTGCTTGTAGAGCTGGTTCAG CTATTGCTTTGTCCGATGATCACAAGCCTGATAGGTCTGATGAGCGTGAAAGGATTGAACAGGCAGGAGGTTTTGTCATATGGGCAG GTACATGGCGTGTTGGTGGGGTTCTTGCCGTGTCTCGTGCATTTGGAGATAAATTACTAAAGCCATATGTTGTAGCTGAGCCAGAAATACAG GAGCAGCAAATTGATGGTGTAGATTTTATAATAATTGCAAGTGATGGTCTTTGGAACGTACTTTCTAATAAG GATGCAGTAGCAATAGTACAGGATACAACAGATGCAGAAGCTGCATCTAGAAAGCTTATAGAAGAAGCATATGCAAGGGGGAGTTCTGACAACATTACATGCATAGTTGTTCGATTTGAGAGATCATGA